In a single window of the Dreissena polymorpha isolate Duluth1 chromosome 3, UMN_Dpol_1.0, whole genome shotgun sequence genome:
- the LOC127871371 gene encoding loricrin-like isoform X29 — translation MLRLAVFCIVLVVIRAQSFDPNAMNGFGSSSGGSAGGGSSSGGFDTSGGFGASSGGDASGGFGGSGFGSSAGGSSSSSGGFDTSGGFGSSSGGDASGGFGGSGFGSSSGGDASGGFGGSGFGSSSGGSSSSGAAAFGSATGGSSSGGFGGGDASGGFGGASSGGDASGGFGGSGFGQSSGSTSSSGKDANGGFGGSFDPNAMGSFGGSGGGASSSGGSTEGSFDPNAINANFGGSGGGFGSGSGSGSGGSSTGGSFDPNSFGGKK, via the exons ATGTTACGACTGGCTGTTTTCTGTATAGTGCTCGTGGTCATACGGGCTCAAA GTTTCGACCCCAATGCCATGAACGGGTTCGGGTCCAGTAGCGGCGGGTCGGCCGGAGGCGGAAG TAGCAGTGGTGGGTTCGACACCTCTGGTGGATTCGGAGCCTCCTCGGGCGGAGACGCCAGTGGCGGCTTTGGCGGAAGTGGTTTCGGGAGCTCCGCGGGCGGAAGCAG CAGTAGCAGTGGCGGGTTCGATACATCTGGTGGCTTCGGCAGCTCATCCGGTGGAGACGCTAGTGGAGGTTTTGGCGGTAGTGGATTTGGGAGCTCGTCTGGCGGAGACGCCAGTGGGG GATTCGGCGGCAGCGGATTTGGGAGCTCTTCTGGTGGAAGCAG CAGTTCCGGTGCAGCGGCATTTGGGAGCGCCACTGGTGGGTCCTCTTCAGGTGGTTTTGGAGGCGGAGATGCAAG TGGTGGTTTTGGAGGAGCAAGCTCCGGAGGCGACGCCAGCGGCGGCTTCGGCGGAAGTGGTTTCGGACAAAGCAGCGGTTCCACTTCTTCTTCCGGAAAGGATGCAAA TGGCGGCTTCGGAGGTTCCTTCGACCCCAACGCTATGGGTAGCTTCGGCGGCTCAGGCGGTGGGGCCTCTTCCAGTGGGGGCTCTACCGAGGGCTCTTTCGATCCGAACGCGATAAACGCGAACTTCGGAGGCTCCGGCGGTGGTTTCGGATCAGGTTCCGGTTCCGGCTCTGGCGGAAGCAGCACCGGTGGCTCATTTGACCCGAACTCCTTTGGAGGAAAGAAATAG
- the LOC127871371 gene encoding uncharacterized protein LOC127871371 isoform X11: MLRLAVFCIVLVVIRAQSFDPNAMNGFGSSSGGSAGGGSSGGFDTSGGFGASSGGDASGGFGGSGFGSSAGGSSSSGGFDTSGGFGSSSGGDASGGFGGSGFGSSSGGDASGGFGGSGFGSSSGGDASGGFGGSGFGSSSGGSSSSSGAAAFGSATGGSSSGGFGGGDASSGGFGGSGFGSSAGGDASGGFGGSGFGSSAGGDSSGGFGGASSGGDASGGFGGSGFGQSSGSTSSSGKDANGGFGGSFDPNAMGSFGGSGGGASSSGGSTEGSFDPNAINANFGGSGGGFGSGSGSGSGGSSTGGSFDPNSFGGKK; the protein is encoded by the exons ATGTTACGACTGGCTGTTTTCTGTATAGTGCTCGTGGTCATACGGGCTCAAA GTTTCGACCCCAATGCCATGAACGGGTTCGGGTCCAGTAGCGGCGGGTCGGCCGGAGGCGGAAG CAGTGGTGGGTTCGACACCTCTGGTGGATTCGGAGCCTCCTCGGGCGGAGACGCCAGTGGCGGCTTTGGCGGAAGTGGTTTCGGGAGCTCCGCGGGCGGAAGCAG TAGCAGTGGCGGGTTCGATACATCTGGTGGCTTCGGCAGCTCATCCGGTGGAGACGCTAGTGGAGGTTTTGGCGGTAGTGGATTTGGGAGCTCGTCTGGCGGAGACGCCAGTGGGGGTTTCGGTGGCAGCGGATTTGGCAGCTCTTCTGGTGGAGACGCCAGCGGAGGATTCGGCGGCAGCGGATTTGGGAGCTCTTCTGGTGGAAGCA GCAGCAGTTCCGGTGCAGCGGCATTTGGGAGCGCCACTGGTGGGTCCTCTTCAGGTGGTTTTGGAGGCGGAGATGCAAG CAGCGGTGGATTCGGCGGAAGTGGCTTCGGGAGCTCGGCTGGTGGTGACGCAAGTGGAGGGTTTGGCGGAAGTGGATTTGGTAGCTCCGCTGGTGGTGACAG CAGTGGTGGTTTTGGAGGAGCAAGCTCCGGAGGCGACGCCAGCGGCGGCTTCGGCGGAAGTGGTTTCGGACAAAGCAGCGGTTCCACTTCTTCTTCCGGAAAGGATGCAAA TGGCGGCTTCGGAGGTTCCTTCGACCCCAACGCTATGGGTAGCTTCGGCGGCTCAGGCGGTGGGGCCTCTTCCAGTGGGGGCTCTACCGAGGGCTCTTTCGATCCGAACGCGATAAACGCGAACTTCGGAGGCTCCGGCGGTGGTTTCGGATCAGGTTCCGGTTCCGGCTCTGGCGGAAGCAGCACCGGTGGCTCATTTGACCCGAACTCCTTTGGAGGAAAGAAATAG
- the LOC127871371 gene encoding keratin, type I cytoskeletal 9-like isoform X28, producing MLRLAVFCIVLVVIRAQSFDPNAMNGFGSSSGGSAGGGSSSGGFDTSGGFGASSGGDASGGFGGSGFGSSAGGSSSSSGGFDTSGGFGSSSGGDASGGFGGSGFGSSSGGDASGGFGGSGFGSSSGGSSSGAAAFGSATGGSSSGGFGGGDASSGGFGGASSGGDASGGFGGSGFGQSSGSTSSSGKDANGGFGGSFDPNAMGSFGGSGGGASSSGGSTEGSFDPNAINANFGGSGGGFGSGSGSGSGGSSTGGSFDPNSFGGKK from the exons ATGTTACGACTGGCTGTTTTCTGTATAGTGCTCGTGGTCATACGGGCTCAAA GTTTCGACCCCAATGCCATGAACGGGTTCGGGTCCAGTAGCGGCGGGTCGGCCGGAGGCGGAAG TAGCAGTGGTGGGTTCGACACCTCTGGTGGATTCGGAGCCTCCTCGGGCGGAGACGCCAGTGGCGGCTTTGGCGGAAGTGGTTTCGGGAGCTCCGCGGGCGGAAGCAG CAGTAGCAGTGGCGGGTTCGATACATCTGGTGGCTTCGGCAGCTCATCCGGTGGAGACGCTAGTGGAGGTTTTGGCGGTAGTGGATTTGGGAGCTCGTCTGGCGGAGACGCCAGTGGGG GATTCGGCGGCAGCGGATTTGGGAGCTCTTCTGGTGGAAGCAG TTCCGGTGCAGCGGCATTTGGGAGCGCCACTGGTGGGTCCTCTTCAGGTGGTTTTGGAGGCGGAGATGCAAG CAGTGGTGGTTTTGGAGGAGCAAGCTCCGGAGGCGACGCCAGCGGCGGCTTCGGCGGAAGTGGTTTCGGACAAAGCAGCGGTTCCACTTCTTCTTCCGGAAAGGATGCAAA TGGCGGCTTCGGAGGTTCCTTCGACCCCAACGCTATGGGTAGCTTCGGCGGCTCAGGCGGTGGGGCCTCTTCCAGTGGGGGCTCTACCGAGGGCTCTTTCGATCCGAACGCGATAAACGCGAACTTCGGAGGCTCCGGCGGTGGTTTCGGATCAGGTTCCGGTTCCGGCTCTGGCGGAAGCAGCACCGGTGGCTCATTTGACCCGAACTCCTTTGGAGGAAAGAAATAG
- the LOC127871371 gene encoding loricrin-like isoform X13, producing MLRLAVFCIVLVVIRAQSFDPNAMNGFGSSSGGSAGGGSSGGFDTSGGFGASSGGDASGGFGGSGFGSSAGGSSSGGFDTSGGFGSSSGGDASGGFGGSGFGSSSGGDASGGFGGSGFGSSSGGDASGGFGGSGFGSSSGGSSSSSGAAAFGSATGGSSSGGFGGGDASSGGFGGSGFGSSAGGDASGGFGGSGFGSSAGGDSSGGFGGASSGGDASGGFGGSGFGQSSGSTSSSGKDANGGFGGSFDPNAMGSFGGSGGGASSSGGSTEGSFDPNAINANFGGSGGGFGSGSGSGSGGSSTGGSFDPNSFGGKK from the exons ATGTTACGACTGGCTGTTTTCTGTATAGTGCTCGTGGTCATACGGGCTCAAA GTTTCGACCCCAATGCCATGAACGGGTTCGGGTCCAGTAGCGGCGGGTCGGCCGGAGGCGGAAG CAGTGGTGGGTTCGACACCTCTGGTGGATTCGGAGCCTCCTCGGGCGGAGACGCCAGTGGCGGCTTTGGCGGAAGTGGTTTCGGGAGCTCCGCGGGCGGAAGCAG CAGTGGCGGGTTCGATACATCTGGTGGCTTCGGCAGCTCATCCGGTGGAGACGCTAGTGGAGGTTTTGGCGGTAGTGGATTTGGGAGCTCGTCTGGCGGAGACGCCAGTGGGGGTTTCGGTGGCAGCGGATTTGGCAGCTCTTCTGGTGGAGACGCCAGCGGAGGATTCGGCGGCAGCGGATTTGGGAGCTCTTCTGGTGGAAGCA GCAGCAGTTCCGGTGCAGCGGCATTTGGGAGCGCCACTGGTGGGTCCTCTTCAGGTGGTTTTGGAGGCGGAGATGCAAG CAGCGGTGGATTCGGCGGAAGTGGCTTCGGGAGCTCGGCTGGTGGTGACGCAAGTGGAGGGTTTGGCGGAAGTGGATTTGGTAGCTCCGCTGGTGGTGACAG CAGTGGTGGTTTTGGAGGAGCAAGCTCCGGAGGCGACGCCAGCGGCGGCTTCGGCGGAAGTGGTTTCGGACAAAGCAGCGGTTCCACTTCTTCTTCCGGAAAGGATGCAAA TGGCGGCTTCGGAGGTTCCTTCGACCCCAACGCTATGGGTAGCTTCGGCGGCTCAGGCGGTGGGGCCTCTTCCAGTGGGGGCTCTACCGAGGGCTCTTTCGATCCGAACGCGATAAACGCGAACTTCGGAGGCTCCGGCGGTGGTTTCGGATCAGGTTCCGGTTCCGGCTCTGGCGGAAGCAGCACCGGTGGCTCATTTGACCCGAACTCCTTTGGAGGAAAGAAATAG
- the LOC127871371 gene encoding uncharacterized protein LOC127871371 isoform X7: MLRLAVFCIVLVVIRAQSFDPNAMNGFGSSSGGSAGGGSSSGGFDTSGGFGASSGGDASGGFGGSGFGSSAGGSSSSSGGFDTSGGFGSSSGGDASGGFGGSGFGSSSGGDASGGFGGSGFGSSSGGDASGGFGGSGFGSSSGGSSSSGAAAFGSATGGSSSGGFGGGDASGGFGGSGFGSSAGGDASGGFGGSGFGSSAGGDSSGGFGGASSGGDASGGFGGSGFGQSSGSTSSSGKDANGGFGGSFDPNAMGSFGGSGGGASSSGGSTEGSFDPNAINANFGGSGGGFGSGSGSGSGGSSTGGSFDPNSFGGKK, translated from the exons ATGTTACGACTGGCTGTTTTCTGTATAGTGCTCGTGGTCATACGGGCTCAAA GTTTCGACCCCAATGCCATGAACGGGTTCGGGTCCAGTAGCGGCGGGTCGGCCGGAGGCGGAAG TAGCAGTGGTGGGTTCGACACCTCTGGTGGATTCGGAGCCTCCTCGGGCGGAGACGCCAGTGGCGGCTTTGGCGGAAGTGGTTTCGGGAGCTCCGCGGGCGGAAGCAG CAGTAGCAGTGGCGGGTTCGATACATCTGGTGGCTTCGGCAGCTCATCCGGTGGAGACGCTAGTGGAGGTTTTGGCGGTAGTGGATTTGGGAGCTCGTCTGGCGGAGACGCCAGTGGGGGTTTCGGTGGCAGCGGATTTGGCAGCTCTTCTGGTGGAGACGCCAGCGGAGGATTCGGCGGCAGCGGATTTGGGAGCTCTTCTGGTGGAAGCAG CAGTTCCGGTGCAGCGGCATTTGGGAGCGCCACTGGTGGGTCCTCTTCAGGTGGTTTTGGAGGCGGAGATGCAAG CGGTGGATTCGGCGGAAGTGGCTTCGGGAGCTCGGCTGGTGGTGACGCAAGTGGAGGGTTTGGCGGAAGTGGATTTGGTAGCTCCGCTGGTGGTGACAG CAGTGGTGGTTTTGGAGGAGCAAGCTCCGGAGGCGACGCCAGCGGCGGCTTCGGCGGAAGTGGTTTCGGACAAAGCAGCGGTTCCACTTCTTCTTCCGGAAAGGATGCAAA TGGCGGCTTCGGAGGTTCCTTCGACCCCAACGCTATGGGTAGCTTCGGCGGCTCAGGCGGTGGGGCCTCTTCCAGTGGGGGCTCTACCGAGGGCTCTTTCGATCCGAACGCGATAAACGCGAACTTCGGAGGCTCCGGCGGTGGTTTCGGATCAGGTTCCGGTTCCGGCTCTGGCGGAAGCAGCACCGGTGGCTCATTTGACCCGAACTCCTTTGGAGGAAAGAAATAG
- the LOC127871371 gene encoding uncharacterized protein LOC127871371 isoform X12: MLRLAVFCIVLVVIRAQSFDPNAMNGFGSSSGGSAGGGSSSGGFDTSGGFGASSGGDASGGFGGSGFGSSAGGSSSSSGGFDTSGGFGSSSGGDASGGFGGSGFGSSSGGDASGGFGGSGFGSSSGGDASGGFGGSGFGSSSGGSSSGAAAFGSATGGSSSGGFGGGDASGGFGGSGFGSSAGGDASGGFGGSGFGSSAGGDSSGGFGGASSGGDASGGFGGSGFGQSSGSTSSSGKDANGGFGGSFDPNAMGSFGGSGGGASSSGGSTEGSFDPNAINANFGGSGGGFGSGSGSGSGGSSTGGSFDPNSFGGKK; encoded by the exons ATGTTACGACTGGCTGTTTTCTGTATAGTGCTCGTGGTCATACGGGCTCAAA GTTTCGACCCCAATGCCATGAACGGGTTCGGGTCCAGTAGCGGCGGGTCGGCCGGAGGCGGAAG TAGCAGTGGTGGGTTCGACACCTCTGGTGGATTCGGAGCCTCCTCGGGCGGAGACGCCAGTGGCGGCTTTGGCGGAAGTGGTTTCGGGAGCTCCGCGGGCGGAAGCAG CAGTAGCAGTGGCGGGTTCGATACATCTGGTGGCTTCGGCAGCTCATCCGGTGGAGACGCTAGTGGAGGTTTTGGCGGTAGTGGATTTGGGAGCTCGTCTGGCGGAGACGCCAGTGGGGGTTTCGGTGGCAGCGGATTTGGCAGCTCTTCTGGTGGAGACGCCAGCGGAGGATTCGGCGGCAGCGGATTTGGGAGCTCTTCTGGTGGAAGCAG TTCCGGTGCAGCGGCATTTGGGAGCGCCACTGGTGGGTCCTCTTCAGGTGGTTTTGGAGGCGGAGATGCAAG CGGTGGATTCGGCGGAAGTGGCTTCGGGAGCTCGGCTGGTGGTGACGCAAGTGGAGGGTTTGGCGGAAGTGGATTTGGTAGCTCCGCTGGTGGTGACAG CAGTGGTGGTTTTGGAGGAGCAAGCTCCGGAGGCGACGCCAGCGGCGGCTTCGGCGGAAGTGGTTTCGGACAAAGCAGCGGTTCCACTTCTTCTTCCGGAAAGGATGCAAA TGGCGGCTTCGGAGGTTCCTTCGACCCCAACGCTATGGGTAGCTTCGGCGGCTCAGGCGGTGGGGCCTCTTCCAGTGGGGGCTCTACCGAGGGCTCTTTCGATCCGAACGCGATAAACGCGAACTTCGGAGGCTCCGGCGGTGGTTTCGGATCAGGTTCCGGTTCCGGCTCTGGCGGAAGCAGCACCGGTGGCTCATTTGACCCGAACTCCTTTGGAGGAAAGAAATAG
- the LOC127871371 gene encoding uncharacterized protein LOC127871371 isoform X26, protein MLRLAVFCIVLVVIRAQSFDPNAMNGFGSSSGGSAGGGSSSGGFDTSGGFGASSGGDASGGFGGSGFGSSAGGSSSSSGGFDTSGGFGSSSGGDASGGFGGSGFGSSSGGDASGGFGGSGFGSSSGGDASGGFGGSGFGSSSGGSSSGAAAFGSATGGSSSGGFGGGDASGGFGGASSGGDASGGFGGSGFGQSSGSTSSSGKDANGGFGGSFDPNAMGSFGGSGGGASSSGGSTEGSFDPNAINANFGGSGGGFGSGSGSGSGGSSTGGSFDPNSFGGKK, encoded by the exons ATGTTACGACTGGCTGTTTTCTGTATAGTGCTCGTGGTCATACGGGCTCAAA GTTTCGACCCCAATGCCATGAACGGGTTCGGGTCCAGTAGCGGCGGGTCGGCCGGAGGCGGAAG TAGCAGTGGTGGGTTCGACACCTCTGGTGGATTCGGAGCCTCCTCGGGCGGAGACGCCAGTGGCGGCTTTGGCGGAAGTGGTTTCGGGAGCTCCGCGGGCGGAAGCAG CAGTAGCAGTGGCGGGTTCGATACATCTGGTGGCTTCGGCAGCTCATCCGGTGGAGACGCTAGTGGAGGTTTTGGCGGTAGTGGATTTGGGAGCTCGTCTGGCGGAGACGCCAGTGGGGGTTTCGGTGGCAGCGGATTTGGCAGCTCTTCTGGTGGAGACGCCAGCGGAGGATTCGGCGGCAGCGGATTTGGGAGCTCTTCTGGTGGAAGCAG TTCCGGTGCAGCGGCATTTGGGAGCGCCACTGGTGGGTCCTCTTCAGGTGGTTTTGGAGGCGGAGATGCAAG TGGTGGTTTTGGAGGAGCAAGCTCCGGAGGCGACGCCAGCGGCGGCTTCGGCGGAAGTGGTTTCGGACAAAGCAGCGGTTCCACTTCTTCTTCCGGAAAGGATGCAAA TGGCGGCTTCGGAGGTTCCTTCGACCCCAACGCTATGGGTAGCTTCGGCGGCTCAGGCGGTGGGGCCTCTTCCAGTGGGGGCTCTACCGAGGGCTCTTTCGATCCGAACGCGATAAACGCGAACTTCGGAGGCTCCGGCGGTGGTTTCGGATCAGGTTCCGGTTCCGGCTCTGGCGGAAGCAGCACCGGTGGCTCATTTGACCCGAACTCCTTTGGAGGAAAGAAATAG
- the LOC127871371 gene encoding uncharacterized protein LOC127871371 isoform X25: protein MLRLAVFCIVLVVIRAQSFDPNAMNGFGSSSGGSAGGGSSSGGFDTSGGFGASSGGDASGGFGGSGFGSSAGGSSSSSGGFDTSGGFGSSSGGDASGGFGGSGFGSSSGGDASGGFGGSGFGSSSGGDASGGFGGSGFGSSSGGSSSGAAAFGSATGGSSSGGFGGGDASSGGFGGASSGGDASGGFGGSGFGQSSGSTSSSGKDANGGFGGSFDPNAMGSFGGSGGGASSSGGSTEGSFDPNAINANFGGSGGGFGSGSGSGSGGSSTGGSFDPNSFGGKK from the exons ATGTTACGACTGGCTGTTTTCTGTATAGTGCTCGTGGTCATACGGGCTCAAA GTTTCGACCCCAATGCCATGAACGGGTTCGGGTCCAGTAGCGGCGGGTCGGCCGGAGGCGGAAG TAGCAGTGGTGGGTTCGACACCTCTGGTGGATTCGGAGCCTCCTCGGGCGGAGACGCCAGTGGCGGCTTTGGCGGAAGTGGTTTCGGGAGCTCCGCGGGCGGAAGCAG CAGTAGCAGTGGCGGGTTCGATACATCTGGTGGCTTCGGCAGCTCATCCGGTGGAGACGCTAGTGGAGGTTTTGGCGGTAGTGGATTTGGGAGCTCGTCTGGCGGAGACGCCAGTGGGGGTTTCGGTGGCAGCGGATTTGGCAGCTCTTCTGGTGGAGACGCCAGCGGAGGATTCGGCGGCAGCGGATTTGGGAGCTCTTCTGGTGGAAGCAG TTCCGGTGCAGCGGCATTTGGGAGCGCCACTGGTGGGTCCTCTTCAGGTGGTTTTGGAGGCGGAGATGCAAG CAGTGGTGGTTTTGGAGGAGCAAGCTCCGGAGGCGACGCCAGCGGCGGCTTCGGCGGAAGTGGTTTCGGACAAAGCAGCGGTTCCACTTCTTCTTCCGGAAAGGATGCAAA TGGCGGCTTCGGAGGTTCCTTCGACCCCAACGCTATGGGTAGCTTCGGCGGCTCAGGCGGTGGGGCCTCTTCCAGTGGGGGCTCTACCGAGGGCTCTTTCGATCCGAACGCGATAAACGCGAACTTCGGAGGCTCCGGCGGTGGTTTCGGATCAGGTTCCGGTTCCGGCTCTGGCGGAAGCAGCACCGGTGGCTCATTTGACCCGAACTCCTTTGGAGGAAAGAAATAG